The genomic segment CTCGGCAACGCCGGTTTCCTCGGCGTGAACAAGCCCGTGGAGTTCGGCGGCATGGGCCTGGACTACTCCTACGAGATCGCCTTCTGCGAGGCCATCGGCGGCATCGGCGCCGGTGGCGTGGGCATGGCCATCGCGGTGCAGACCGACATGGCCACGCCGGCACTCGCGCGCTTCGGCTCCGACGAGCTGCGCGAGCGCTTCCTCAAGCCCACGGTGGCGGGCGACTACGTGGTGTGCCTGGGCGTCTCCGAAGCCGGCGCCGGCTCCGACGTGGCCTCGGTGAAGACCACGGCGCGCAAGGACGGCGACGACTACGTGATCAACGGCTCCAAGATGTGGATCACCAATGGCTTGCAGGCCGACTGGATGTGCCTGCTGGCCAACACCGGCGGCGAGGACCCGCACCGCAACAAGTCGTTGATCTGCCTGCCGCTGCGCGAGAACGGCAAGCTGCGCCCCGGCATCACGATGAACAAGATCAAGAAGGTCGGCATGTGGTCGTCCGACACCGCGCAGGTGTTCTTCGACGACGTACGCGTGCCGCAGCGCTACCGCATTGGCGAAGAAGGCAAGGGCTTCATCTACCAGATGAAGCAGTTCCAGGAAGAACGCCTGAGCGGCGCCACGCGGCGCGTTACCGCGCTGATGAACGTGGTGCACGAGACCATCGACTACACACGCCAGCGCAAGGCCTTCGGCCAATCGATCCTGGACAACCAGGTGGTGCATTTCCGCATGGCCGAGCTCAAGACCGAGATCGAACTGCTGCGCTCGCTGATCTACCGGGCCGCGCAGGTCCACATGGCCGATGGCGACATGACCGAGCTGGCCTCGATGGCCAAGCTCAAGGCCGGCCGGCTGTGCCGCGAGGTCACCGACTCGTGCCTGCAGTACTGGGGCGGCATGGGCTTCACCTGGGACAACTCCGTCTCGCGCGCCTGGCGCGACCTGCGGCTCATCTCCATTGGCGGCGGCGCCGACGAAATCATGCTCACCATCATCTGCAAGCACATGGGCATCCTGCCCAAGCGCGCCGCCTGACCATGCGCTTCGACACCCTGCTGATTGCCAACCGCGGCGAGATCGCCCTGCGCGTCATGCGCACCGCGCGCCGCATGGGCCTGCGCACCGTCGCGGTGTATTCGGACGCCGACGCCGCCAGCCTGCATGTGCGCGAGGCCGACCTCGCGGTGCGCCTCGGGCCGGCCGAGGCCAACGCCAGCTACCGGAACATCGAGGCCATCCTCGATGCCTGCCGGCGCACGGGCGCCCAGGCCGTGCACCCGGGTTACGGCTTTCTTTCAGAAAACGCCGCCTTCGCGCAGGCCGTGGCCGACGCCGGACTGGTGTTCGTCGGGCCCTCAGCCCGCGTGATCGACCTCATGGGCAACAAGGCCCAGGCCAAGGCCGCGATGCGCGAGGCCGGCGTGCCCACCGTGCCGGGTGCGCCCGCCTCAGGCAGCGATGCACAGGTGCTGGAGGCCGTGCGGCGCGTCGGCTACCCGGTGATCCTCAAGGCTGCGGCCGGCGGCGGCGGGCGCGGCATGCGCGTGGTGCACGAGGAAAGCGCACTGCCCGAGTTGCTGCGCCAGGCGCGCTCCGAAGCGGCCAGTGCCTTCGGCTCCGACGAGATCATCATCGAGCGCGCGATCGAACGCGCGCGCCACATCGAGATCCAGGTGCTGTGCGACGAACACGGCCACCAGTTGCACCTGGGCGAGCGCGACTGCTCGACCCAGCGGCGCTTCCAGAAGGTGATCGAGGAGGCACCCTCGCCGGCCGTCGATGCCTCGCTGCGCCACGAGATGGGCGAGATCGCGCGCAAGGCCTGCGCCGCCATCGGCTACACGGGCGTCGGCACGCTGGAGTTCCTGCTGGGCGCCGACCGCTCGTTCTACTTCATGGAAATGAACACGCGGCTGCAGGTCGAGCACGGCGTGACGGAGCTGATCACGGGGCTGGACCTCGTCGACCAGCAGTTGCGCGTGGCCCAGGGCGAACCGCTGGGCTTCGCACAAGACGACGTGCGCTTCCAGGGCCATGCGATCGAATTGCGCGTGTGCGCCGAAGACCCGGCCGCGGGCTTCATGCCGCAGGTCGGCCGCGTCGACCGCTGGCGTGCCGCGCCCGATGTGCGTACCGACACCGCGCTCGAAAGCGGCACGGCGGTGAGCCCGTACTACGACTCGATGGTCGCCAAGGTGTTGGCCGTCGCGCCCAGCCGCGACGAGTGCCTGGGCAAGCTCGTGCGGGCCTGCGAACGCACGGTGCTGCTCGGCGTGCGCTCCAACCTGGGTTTTCTCTCGCGCTGCCTGCAGCACCCCATGTTCCGCGCGGGCGAAGCCACCACCGGCTTCCTCGGGCAGGAAGACCTGCACGGCGCGCACTGGCAGGCCCAGCCGTCGGCGCACGCCGAAACGGTGGCAGCGCTGGTGCTCGGTGGCATGACCGCCGCGCCCAACGCCGCCGAAGCACGGCTGTGCCCGACCGCCGAGCTGTGGCTCGTGCCTTCGTTCGATACAGCCAGCGCCACCCGGTGCGGCCCCGGCGGCGAGGCGCGGCGGGTGTCCATCGCGCACAGGGCCGACGGCAGCCTGAACGTCGGCGTGCATGCGGCGGCTGCCACCTCCGACGACGCGCAAGCGCCGCGCCATGTCGACAGCCTGCACATCGCCGACGGCGAGATCGGCTGCGCCGTCGACGGCCTTTACCGCCGGCTCGCCTTCTTCAGCCCCGACGCCGACAGCGTGTGGGTGCAGGACGGCGCCGATGCGCACCGCTACCAGCGCGTCACGCGCTTTGGCAGCGGCAACAGCGACGGCGCTCAGGACCTAGTGTCGCGTCACGGATCAGATGTCGTAGGCTGCGCGCAGCCATCGGAGCGCAGCGCAAGGCGCATCGCGCAGCCAATACCGGGCGTATTGGCAAGCGATGCAACGCCGCGATGCGCTTCGATGGCCAGCGCAGACCGACAGATGATCGGTGACGCGACACTAGGCGTGCGTGCGCCGATGAGTGGCCGCGTGATCGCGCTGCCGGTGAAGAGCGGCGGCCGAGTCGAAGCAAACCAGCCGCTGGTGGTGATGGAGTCGATGAAGATGGAAATGCCGTTGTGCGCCCCCGGCGCGGGGGTGGTGGGACAGATCCTGGTGGAGGTGGGCAGCCAGCTCAGCGCCGGCCAGGTGCTGATGGAGCTCGTCGCCGAATGAACACGATCGCACACACATCCGCGTCCGCCGCGGACCGAACCCTCTACATCGGCGGCGCCTCCGGCTTCTGGGGCGACTCGCAGATCGCCGTGCCGCAGTTGCTGCAGGCGCCCAAGCTCGACTACCTGGTGTTCGACTACTTGGCCGAGACCACGATGTCGATTCTTCAGCGCGCGCGCCTACGTAACCCCGACCTCGGCTACGCGACCGACTTCATCACCACTGCCGTGAGGCCGAACCTGCGCGCACTGATGGAACGCAAGGTGCGCCTGGTCTCCAATGCCGGCGGCCTGAACCCCGCGAAGTGCCGAGATGCGCTGCTGGCGCTCGCTCATGAGCAAGGGCTCTCGCCGCGGATCGCCATCGTCACGGGCGATGACGTGCTCGAACTCGGTGCGCAGTTCCGCGACACGCCCGAAGCCGGCACCGCCACTGCCGCTCCGGCGCCGCTGATGTCGGCCAACGCGTACCTGGGCGCCTGGCCCATCGCCGAAGCCTTGCGCGCAGGCGCCGACATCGTCATCACCGGCCGCTGCGTCGACAGCGCCTCGCTGCTCGGCATTGCGGCCTATGAGTTCGGCTGGTCGTTCGACGAGTACGACAAGCTGGCCCAGGCCAGTCTCGCGGGCCACCTGATCGAATGCGGCGCGCAGGCCACCGGTGGCCTCTTCACCGACTGGGAAACCGTGCCCGACTGGGCCGGCATCGGCTACCCGATCGTCGAGCTGCGCGCCGACGGCAGCTTCGATCTGTCCAAGCCCGCGCACACGGGCGGGTGCATCCATCGCGCGACCGTGGCCGAACAGTTGCTCTACGAGATCGGCGACCCCACGCGCTACGCCCTGCCCGACGTGGTCTGCGACTTCACGCAGGTGCGCATCGAGAACAGTGGCGACGACCGCGTGCGCGTCACGGGCGCACGCGGACAGGCGCCGTCAGATGTCTACAAGGTAACGACGACGTTCCAGAAGGGCTTCCAGATCGCGATCATGATGGCGATCCGCGGGCAGCGTGCCAAGGCTAAGGCCGAGCGCACCGCACAGGAACTGCTCACCCGCACGCGGCGCCTCATGCAAGAGCAGGGCTTTGCCGACTACAGCGGCACGCTGGTGGAACTGCTGGGCGCCGAGTCGATGTACGGTCCGCACCGCCGCGTGGAAGAAAGCCGCGAGATCGTGCTGCGCATCGCGGCCCAACACGATGATCGCAAGGCGCTGGAGATCCTGCAGAAGGAATCCGCTTCGGCGGGCACCTCGATGGGGCCGGGCACGCGCAGCCACTTCGGCGGGCGCTCCGACGTACAGGGCGTAATCTGCACGGCGTCGTACTACATCGACAAGGCGCAGGTGCCGGTGCGGCTGCAGACCGATGCGCGCGAGCCCGCGATCACGTTGGCGGCGCCGGTGCCGCGTGCAGATTCGCGCGATGTTGCAACTACATCGCAGCCCGACGCGCCGACACCGGCCGTTGATGAAGCCGACAGCGTGCGTGTGCCCCTGTCGCACTTGGCGCAAGCGCGCAGCGGGGACAAAGGCAACGACGCCAACATCGGCGTGCTCGCGCGCCAGCCCGAATGGGTGCCGGTTCTGCAGCAGCAGCTCACCGCCGCGCGCGTGCGCGACTACTTCGCGCACCTCATGGAAGGCCAGGTCACGCGCTTCGCGCTGCCCGGCATCGGCGCCTTCAACTTCTTTCTTGAGCGTGCACTCGGCGGCGGTGGCTCGTGCAGCCTGCGCTCCGACCCGCTCGGCAAGTGCTACGCCCAGATGCTGCTGGACATGGAGGTGTCCTGCCCCCGTGCCCTGCTGACGGCCGGCCCCTGAGCGCCCGGCGCCCCGGAACAGATCACAAAAAAGGAGACATCCCATGCCGACCGCCAGAAGACAGTTCCTCGCCACCGCACTCACTGCGGCACTTGCCACCAGCCTGCCGTTCGCGGCCAGCGCGCAGGCGCTGGAAAAGCCCGTGCACATGATCGTGGCCTACGGCGCAGGCAGCGCGACCGACACGATCGCGCGCTACCTCGCCGAGAAGATCTCGCGCAAGAGCGGCCGTGCCGTGGTGGTGGAGAACAAGCCCGGCGTCGACGGCAACATCGCCGCGGAAGCCGCCACGCGCGCCGGCGCTGAGGCGTACACGTTGCTGGTGTCCGGCGCCTCGACACATGCGGCCAACGCCACCATCTACAAGAAGCTGCCCTTCGACCCCGTGGCCGACTTCACACCACTCGCCACGCTGGCGCAGGTGCCCTTCGTGCTGCTCGTGAACCCGCAGCGCATTGCGCAGCGCACGCTCAAGGAATTCCTGGCCTGGGCCGGCGAAGGCGATCGCAACCTGTCGTTCGCGAGCACCAGCGTGGGCAACCGCATCGCGGGCGAGCAGTTTCGCCAGGTCACGCGCATGAAGGCCGTCAACGTGCCATACCGCGCCAGTGGCCAGGCGATGACCGACCTGCTCGGCGGGCAGTTCGACTTCTACTTCTGCGACGCGGCCACGGCTCTGCCGCAGATCAAGGCCGGCAAGGCAGTCGCGCTCGCGGTGTCGACAGCCAGCCGGCTCGCACAGCTGCCCGAGGTGCCGACGCTGGCCGAATCGGGTTATGCCGGTTTCGACGTGGCCTCGTGGATTGCGATCTGGAGTGCCGTGGCTTCGACGCCGCCGGCCGTGTCGACGCAGCTTGCCGCCTGGATCGGCGAAGCGCTCGATGCGCCCGAAGGCCGCGAGTTCCTGCAGGCCAAGGGCTTGCTTCCCACGCCAGCCTCGCCGCAGCACCTGCGCGCGCTGCAACAGCGCGACACGGTGGCCTGGGGCAAGATCATCCGCGACACGGGCATGCAGCAGCCCTGAGCGAATGCAGGTGCTTCAGCGCGGTGCGATCAATGCGCTGAACTTCTGCGCGCTCTCGCTGCAGTCGTTCACGCGCGAATAGAGCCGGTAGCCGATCGACGGCAGCGGCGGCAGGCCCAGCTCATGATCGACCACCTTCATGTCGGAGGTCAGCATCTCAATGGTGCGCGGCGTGATGCCGAGCCCCGCGCGCAACGCCGCGCGGATGCCGGCCAGCGTCGAGGTCTGGAAGGTCGGGCGCCAGTTGCGCTCCTGCTGTGCCAGCGCCTCCAGCGCCATGCCGCGGAACGGGCAGGCCGAGTCGATCAGCACCAGCGGCAGCGCCAGATTCTGCTGGTAATGAAAGCGCGCGCCGGCCAACCACACCACGGGCGAGGTGCGCAGCACGACGTGATGAAACTCTTCGTGCGGCGCCACGTCGACCACCAGGTCAACATCACCCCGCCGCAGCGCCGATGCAAGCCAGCGGCTGCGCCCGACCTGGATGTCGATGCGCAGGCTCGGGTAGGTTTCGGCGCACATCTCCAGGTACTCGGGCATCAGCGTGTCGACCGCGTCGGCGCAGGCGCCGATCTTCACGGGGGACTCGAAGACCTCCTGCGTTATCGCGCGGTAGGCCTCGTCGTTCAGGCTCAGGATGCGCCTCGCGTACTCCAGCAGCCGCACGCCCTGGTCGCTCAAGCGCTTGTTGCGCCCTACGCGCGTGAACAGCGCGCAGCCCACCACCGCTTCGAGCCGCTGCATCTGCAGCGAGACGGCAGCCTGCGTGCGAAACACGCGCGCCGCCGCGACCGCGAAGCTCTCGCGCTCCGCTGCGGCCACGAAAGTTCGCAGCAGTCCCATGTCCAGATCACGCGTTTCCATAAGCAGTGCTTAAGAGTCAGTCGATTCTTGCGGATTATCTAACTGGATCATTGCTTGCGCCAAACCCATGATCGATTTGGCATTCATAAATAAACCAGAGACTCGCTGTTGAACATGGCCTCGACTTCTACGCACCTCGCCTACACCGGGCTGCGCGTGCTCGATCTCTCGCAAGGCATCGCGGGGCCGTACTGCGGCCAGATCCTGCGCCAGCTCGGGGCCGACGTGGTGAAGGCAGAGCCGCTCGAAGGCGACTGGAGCCGGCGCATCGGGCTGGCGCGGGGCGGCATGACCGCGATCACGATGGCCTTCAACCGCGGCAAGCGCAGCCTGGCCTGCGATGCGCGGCATCCGGAAGGCCGCGCACTGCTCGCCTTGCTTGCGGCGCGCACCGACATCGTGATCCAGAGCTTTCGCCCGGGCGTGGCGCAGCGCATGGGCCTGGGGCCTGCCGAGGTGCGCGCGGCGAATCCGTCGGTGATCTACCTGTCGATCTCGGGCTTCGGCCAGAGCGGGCCTGACGCGCAGCGCCCGGGCACCGACGCCATCGCGCAAACGGTCTCGGGCTTGGCCGTGGCCAACCGCGCACCCGACGGCACGCCGGCCACTGCCAAGCCCTACATCGCCGACGTGTCGTGCGGCCTGTACGCGGCCAACGCCGTCGGTGCCGCGCTGTTCGCGCGCGAACGCTCGCTCGAAAGGTTGGGCGCGCACCTGGACCTGAGTCTGCTCGCCTGCATGGCAGCGCTACAGAACCCGCTGCTCATCGAGCACGTCTGGCGCGGTGATGCACCCGCCACCGCTGCGACGGTACCGCAAGGCATCTACGCAACGGCGGACGGCCACATCGCGCTCGCGGCGATGAGCGATGCGATGTTCGCGGCCATTGGTGAGGTGATCGGTCGGCCCGCGTGGCGCAGCGATCCACGCATGGCCACGGCGGCAAACCGGCTGGCCGTTGCTGGCGAGATCGATGCGGCGTTGAAGGCCGCTCTGTCCACCCGCACGAATTCGCAATGGGTTGCAGCCTTCGCGGCGCGCGACATTTTGGGGGGCGAAGTGCGACACGCCACGCAACTGCTCGACGATGCGCAGGTGCGCCACCTCGGCCTGCTGCAGCCGATGACGCGCACGGACGACCCGTCGCTGCCGCCCTTGCCCGGCGTGGCCTTGCCCGGCATCGATGCCACGCATCACGTGCCGCGCGCGCCACGGCTCGGCGAACACACGCAAGAGATTCTTCGCGAACTGTGCTTCGATGACGCCCACATTGCCGCGCTGATGCAGGCGCGCGTGCTCGCCTCGTCGCCCACGCCGCACTGACGCACTGACGCACTGACCACGCCACTCCCTCCCCTCCTGAAGCACACCATGGACACAGCAACCCCCACCGTCCCCCAAGATGCCCCCGTGCGCTGCGTGTCGCGCGGCGCCGTCTTCCAGATCGAACTGAACCACCCCGAAGCGCGCAATCCGCTCGGCCCCGAGATGATCGATGCGCTCGATGCCGCGCTCACGCAGGCCATCGAGATGCCGGCCGCACGCGTCGTGCTGATCACGGCCGCAGGCGAGGCCTTCAGCGCAGGCGGCAACCTCGGCAACATGGCCGAGCGCCTGAACGCGCCGCCCGGCGCCAACGGCAAGGACCCGATCGCCCAAGGCAACCGGCGCTATGGCGACTTCCTGCGCAGGCTCTGCAGTGCGCCGAAGGTGGTGGTGGCCAGCGTGCGCGGTGCCGCGATGGGCGGCGGTGCGGGGCTGGTGTGCGCAGCCGACATCGCCATCGGCGCGCAGGGTGCGAAGTTCGGTTTTCCCGAAGCGGCCATCGGCCTCGTGCCCGGGCAGATCCTGCCCTTCGTCGCAGCGCGCATCGGCGCACAGGCCGCGCGCCGCCTCATGCTCACGGGCGAGCGCATCGATGCTGCCGAAGCGCATCGCATCGGCCTGCTCGACTACCACGTGGCCGATCCCGAGCAACTGGCTGCGCGCACCGACGAACTGCTGGCACGCATCGTCGCCTGCGCGCCCGGCGCTTCGGCCGCCACCAAGCAGATGCTCCACACGGTGCTCGGCGCCAAGCGCTGGTGGAGCGACGAGTTGCCCGGCTACCTCGACGAGGCCGCCGACACCTTCGCGCGGCAGATGCGCAGCGAGGCCATCGAAGGCGTCGCCGCTGCGCGCGGCAAGCGGGCGCCGAACTGGCAGCAGGTCATCGCCGCGCGCGATTGAAGAGAACACATTTTAAGGGGGCGGCATGACCATCGATGCCGTCATCGTTTCCACCGCACGAACGCCCATCGGCAAGGCCTACCGCGGCGCCTTCAACGACACGCATGGTGCCGTGCTCGGCGCGCACGCCGTGCGCCATGCCGTCGAACGCGCCGGGCTGGCCCCCGACGAGATCGAGGACGTGATCATGGGAACGGCCCGCCCCGAGGGCAGCACGGGCATGAACATCGGCCGCATCGTCGCGCTGCGCGCCGGGCTGCCGAAACACACGGCGGGCGTGACGGTGAACCGCTTCTGCAGCTCGGGCCTGCAGGCCATTGCGATGGGCGCGCACAGCATTCTGTGCGACGGTGTGCCCGCGGTGGTGGCAGGCGGGCTCGACGCCGTGAGCCTCACGGTCAACACGGACACCAACACCTACCGCCAGCGCGACTCGTGGCTGGAGCAGCATGTGCCGGGCCTGTACCAGACCATGATCCAGACCGCCGAGAGCGTGGCCACGCGCTACGGCATCGGTCGCGAGCAGCAAGACGCTTACGGCCTGCGCAGCCAGCAGCGGGCGGTGGCCGCGCGCGACGCCGACGCCTTCGCGCAAGAGATCTCGCCCATCGAGGTGCGCAAGCTCGTGGCCGGCAAGGACGGCGCACCCGACACGCACGAGGACATCACGCTGACGCACGACGAAGGTCTACGCAGCACGTCGACGCAGCAGTTGGCGGCCCTCAAGCCGGTGATCGAAGGCGGCCATATCACGGCAGGCAATGCGAGCCAACTTTCCGATGGCACCTCCGCCTGCGTGCTGATGAACAGCCGGCTGGCCGAGCAGCGCAACCTCACGCCGCTGGGCATCTTCCGCGGCTTTGCCGTGGCCGGCTGCGAGCCCGACGAGATGGGCATCGGCCCGGTGTTTGCGGTGCCGCGCCTGCTCGCGCGCTGCGGCGTGCGCGCCGACGACGTCGGTCTGTGGGAACTCAACGAAGCCTTCGCCGTGCAGGTGCTCTACTGTCGCGACCGGCTGGGCATTCCGGACGAGCGCCTGAACATCCACGGCGGCGCGATCGCAATGGGCCACCCGTTCGGCATGTCGGGCTCGCGGCTCGTGGGCCACGCGCTGATCGCCGGCAAGGCGCTCGGCGTGCGCCATGTGGTCGTCACGATGTGCGTGGGCGGCGGGATGGGCGCAGCGGGGTTGTTCGAAGTTGTTTGAGCACTGCGCCCCGCGTGCGCAACCGCTCCTCGGGGCGCGAGTGGACTGAAAACCTCTTGGTTTGTCAGTACAGCCTGCCAAGGCGCATTCCTCTGCGCTCACCCCTAGTGTCTCGTCACCGATCAGATGTCGTAGGCTGCGCGCAGCCATCGGAGCGCAGCGCAAGGCGCATCGCGCAGCCCATACCGAGCTGTATTGGCAAGCGATGCAACGCCGCGATGCGCTTCGATGGCCAGCGCAGACCGACAGATGATCGGTGACGCGACACTAGGCCCTTTGGCGTCAAAGATCAGTGGAATCGCCTTCCCCGGGTGGCCTCCCTATCGATCAGTGCACAGATCCATCGCGCAGCCGGTACGCCACGCCATCGCGGCCGGGGTCGGCGCCGCCATGCAGGCCATCGGCCTGTACCTGCACGCCGTGCACCCAGCCGATGGTGTAGTTGTACGGGTTGCGGCCAATGGCGTAGCCCTGCGCTTCCAGCGCGCGCGTGGTGGAACGCGGAATGCGGTTGCACACGTCGATGGCATTGCTGGTCGACGAAAAGCGCGGCGCCGACACGGCCGCCTGCATTTCCATGCCGTGGTCGATCACGTTGAGCAGCACCTGCAGCACGCCCATGGCGATCTGCGTGCCGCCGGGGGCGCCGAGCACCACGTCGAGCTCGCCGTTCTTGAAGGTCATGGTGGGGCATGACGAGGTGAAGCGGCTCTTGCCCGGCTGGATGCTGCCGGCGCGGCCCGGGCGCGGGTCGAACACGCCCATGCAGCCGTTGTAGAGAAAGCCCATGCCCGGCGTGATGATGCCCGAGGGCATGGCCAGCGAGTGGGTCAGCGAGACGGCGTTGCCGTCGGCGTCCACCACGCTCAGGTGGGTGGTGTCGCGCGGCACGGACGCACCGGGGTTCACGCGCGCCACGTTGAAGCGATGGCCCGTGCGGATCTGCTCGGCCACGTCGCGGGCCATGACCTTGGACAGCAACTGATCGAGCGGCACGTCGAAGAACTTCGGGTCGCCGATGTTCTGGTCCTTGTCGATGGTCGCCTTCTTCATGGCCTCGCACACCCTCTGCAGGTATTCGGGGCTGTTGTGTTCCAGGCTCGCTAGATCGAAGTGCTCGAGGATGTTGAGCATCTCCAGCAGCATGGCGCCGCCGCCCGGGGGCTGGTTGGTGGTGATGGTGCGGTCGCGGTAGCGGCCCACCAGCGGTGCGTTGCGCTGCACCTGATAGCGGGCCAGGTCGTCGTGCGTGATCAGCGCGCCCAGCGACTGCAGGTGCGTCACCATCTTCTGCGCCAGGTCGCCCTGGTAGAACGGGCGCGCGCCCTCTTCGGCAATCTGGCGCAGCACGGCGGCCATGCCTTCGTTGCGTAGCGGCGCACCGATGGGCTTGGGGCGGCCGTCGGGACGGCAGTACAGCTGGCGGCTGTCTTCGCAGTACTGCAGTCGCTCCAGGTTGCCGACGCGGCCCATGGTGGGCTCGTCGATCCAGAAGGCGTGCATGCCGGGGCGCACGAAGTAGCCGTCCGCGGCCCAGCGGATCGCGGGCTCCACCACCTGCCGCCACGGCAGGCGGCCGTGCGCCTGGTGCATGACCTCCAGGCCCTTGAGCGTGGCCGGCGTGCCGATGGACTGGGGGCCGATGTCGTTGACGCGGCCCTTGAGGATGAAGCCGAAGCCGTCCTTGGTCTCGCCCTCCAGCAGGTGCTCCCACATGTCTTCCCTGGCCGCCAGCGGCGCGGGCGAGTGGAAGTCGAAATACTCGTGCACCTGCGCGCCGGGAAGGTACACGGCCGCGGTGCCAAAACCTGCGATGCCGCACATCAGCGGATCGACCACGGTCTGCGCCAGCGCGGTGGCCACGGCGGCATCCACCGCGTTGCCGCCCGCGCGCAGGATCTCAATGCCCGATTCGGCGGCCTCCGGCTGCGGGCAGACCACCATTGCTTCTTTTTTCATGACTTGTGCTGACGAACCCCTTGCTGCGTCGTCGACACAACAAGGGGTGAGGATGGGAGGAAAAGAGAGCGGCGCTTGCGCCGATCGCCGCCTTACTTGGCGCTGAGGTTCAGCGCCCCGAGCGTGGGCCCCCAGGCCTTGGTGTCACGCGCCGCCGTTTCCATGACCAGCGCGGAAGGGCCCGACATGGCAATCACGCCCATGCTCTTGAGCTTGGCCTGCACGTCGGGACTCTTGTGGAAGGCCGCCGTCGCCTTGTTGAGCTTTTCCACGATGTCGGGCGGCGTGCCGGCGCGTGCCACCACGGCACTCCAGCCCATGTTGTCGAAGCCCTTCACGCCCAGCTCGCCCAAGGTGGGCACATCAGGCAGCTCAGGGGTGCGCTGCGGCGACAACACGGCCAATGGATTGAGCTTGTGGTTCTTGATATGGGGCAGCGCCGTGCCATACACCGGCGCCATCACTTCGGTCTGCCCACCGATGGTGGCCAGGATGCCGTCGGCCTCGCCCTTGTAAGGGATGTGGGTCATCGAAATGCCCAACGCATTGGACACAAGCTCGACTGCCAGGTGGGTGGAGTTGCCCAGGCCGGCGGATGCGAAGTTCAGCTTGCCCGGCGCCGCCTTCGCTTTTTCCGTCAGGTCCTTGAGCGTCTTGATGCCCGTGGCGGGATTGGCCGACAGCACGAACGGCACCGTGGTCAGCATGGTCACGCCAACGAAATCCTTCTCGGGGTTGTAGGGCAGCGGCTTGTAGGTGAACTGGTTGAGCACCATCAGCGACACGCTGCCCAACAGCAGCGTGTAGCCATCGGCGGGCGCGTTCAGCGCGGTCTGTGCGGCAATGATGCCGCCCGCACCGGGCTTGTTCTCCACCACGATGGTGGCGCCGATGACCCTGCCTGCGTGCTCGGCCCACAGGCGCGCGATCGTGTCGCTGCTGCCGCCCGGCGCCTGCGATACGACCAGGCGCACGGGCCGGCTGGGGTAGGAGGCTTGCGCGTACACGGTGGTGGCCGCGGTGACCGTGACGGCCGCGACCGCGACACCCATCAGGATCTTGTAGACGTTCGTGATTGCTTCAGGCACAGGGATTCCTCTGAGGGTCTGACATAAAAGATGAAGTAATTTTCATGACAACCCTGTCATCCGCCTAGTGAAAATGCAA from the Verminephrobacter eiseniae EF01-2 genome contains:
- a CDS encoding acyl-CoA dehydrogenase family protein, coding for MLTPEHIALQDSVRQFIAREITPHIDEWEAAEIFPAHDIFKKLGNAGFLGVNKPVEFGGMGLDYSYEIAFCEAIGGIGAGGVGMAIAVQTDMATPALARFGSDELRERFLKPTVAGDYVVCLGVSEAGAGSDVASVKTTARKDGDDYVINGSKMWITNGLQADWMCLLANTGGEDPHRNKSLICLPLRENGKLRPGITMNKIKKVGMWSSDTAQVFFDDVRVPQRYRIGEEGKGFIYQMKQFQEERLSGATRRVTALMNVVHETIDYTRQRKAFGQSILDNQVVHFRMAELKTEIELLRSLIYRAAQVHMADGDMTELASMAKLKAGRLCREVTDSCLQYWGGMGFTWDNSVSRAWRDLRLISIGGGADEIMLTIICKHMGILPKRAA
- a CDS encoding acetyl/propionyl/methylcrotonyl-CoA carboxylase subunit alpha; translated protein: MRFDTLLIANRGEIALRVMRTARRMGLRTVAVYSDADAASLHVREADLAVRLGPAEANASYRNIEAILDACRRTGAQAVHPGYGFLSENAAFAQAVADAGLVFVGPSARVIDLMGNKAQAKAAMREAGVPTVPGAPASGSDAQVLEAVRRVGYPVILKAAAGGGGRGMRVVHEESALPELLRQARSEAASAFGSDEIIIERAIERARHIEIQVLCDEHGHQLHLGERDCSTQRRFQKVIEEAPSPAVDASLRHEMGEIARKACAAIGYTGVGTLEFLLGADRSFYFMEMNTRLQVEHGVTELITGLDLVDQQLRVAQGEPLGFAQDDVRFQGHAIELRVCAEDPAAGFMPQVGRVDRWRAAPDVRTDTALESGTAVSPYYDSMVAKVLAVAPSRDECLGKLVRACERTVLLGVRSNLGFLSRCLQHPMFRAGEATTGFLGQEDLHGAHWQAQPSAHAETVAALVLGGMTAAPNAAEARLCPTAELWLVPSFDTASATRCGPGGEARRVSIAHRADGSLNVGVHAAAATSDDAQAPRHVDSLHIADGEIGCAVDGLYRRLAFFSPDADSVWVQDGADAHRYQRVTRFGSGNSDGAQDLVSRHGSDVVGCAQPSERSARRIAQPIPGVLASDATPRCASMASADRQMIGDATLGVRAPMSGRVIALPVKSGGRVEANQPLVVMESMKMEMPLCAPGAGVVGQILVEVGSQLSAGQVLMELVAE
- a CDS encoding acyclic terpene utilization AtuA family protein, whose protein sequence is MNTIAHTSASAADRTLYIGGASGFWGDSQIAVPQLLQAPKLDYLVFDYLAETTMSILQRARLRNPDLGYATDFITTAVRPNLRALMERKVRLVSNAGGLNPAKCRDALLALAHEQGLSPRIAIVTGDDVLELGAQFRDTPEAGTATAAPAPLMSANAYLGAWPIAEALRAGADIVITGRCVDSASLLGIAAYEFGWSFDEYDKLAQASLAGHLIECGAQATGGLFTDWETVPDWAGIGYPIVELRADGSFDLSKPAHTGGCIHRATVAEQLLYEIGDPTRYALPDVVCDFTQVRIENSGDDRVRVTGARGQAPSDVYKVTTTFQKGFQIAIMMAIRGQRAKAKAERTAQELLTRTRRLMQEQGFADYSGTLVELLGAESMYGPHRRVEESREIVLRIAAQHDDRKALEILQKESASAGTSMGPGTRSHFGGRSDVQGVICTASYYIDKAQVPVRLQTDAREPAITLAAPVPRADSRDVATTSQPDAPTPAVDEADSVRVPLSHLAQARSGDKGNDANIGVLARQPEWVPVLQQQLTAARVRDYFAHLMEGQVTRFALPGIGAFNFFLERALGGGGSCSLRSDPLGKCYAQMLLDMEVSCPRALLTAGP
- a CDS encoding Bug family tripartite tricarboxylate transporter substrate binding protein, which translates into the protein MPTARRQFLATALTAALATSLPFAASAQALEKPVHMIVAYGAGSATDTIARYLAEKISRKSGRAVVVENKPGVDGNIAAEAATRAGAEAYTLLVSGASTHAANATIYKKLPFDPVADFTPLATLAQVPFVLLVNPQRIAQRTLKEFLAWAGEGDRNLSFASTSVGNRIAGEQFRQVTRMKAVNVPYRASGQAMTDLLGGQFDFYFCDAATALPQIKAGKAVALAVSTASRLAQLPEVPTLAESGYAGFDVASWIAIWSAVASTPPAVSTQLAAWIGEALDAPEGREFLQAKGLLPTPASPQHLRALQQRDTVAWGKIIRDTGMQQP